In Zingiber officinale cultivar Zhangliang chromosome 3B, Zo_v1.1, whole genome shotgun sequence, a single window of DNA contains:
- the LOC122055836 gene encoding protein NLP3-like, translated as MSDARRHSSRTLMDLDIDLDGSPWPPSFAATPLSQFVISSSPSLPPPLLPPPSLLIGHPSSLLWIGEDTAAEVSSARIGDQAFFNDTTEKAYGAEGNERQLQPATEEHVDASCVIKERMTQALRCFKKSTDQHVLVQVWAPAKNGDRCVLTTSGQPFVLDPQSTTLLQYRTVSLMYIFSVDEEECDAYLGLPGRVFTKKMPEWTPNVQYYSSKEYQRLNYALLYNIQGTLALPVFEPSGQSCIAVVELVLTSQKVNYAYDVDKVCKALETVNLRSSEIVDLAKVVIANDGRQAALAGILEILTIVCEAQKLPLAQAWVPCRHRTILAHGGGLKKTCSSFDGSCLGQVCMSTTDVAFYIVDSHLWGFREACLEHHLQKGQGVAGMAFALRRPCFSSDITKYCKSEYPLVHYARMFKLAGCLAICLRSVYSRDDDYILEFFLPAYCKSPVEQQDMLKSILALLKQCFQNMKIITHMEFEEAISLELVYLVADDTELRRGLLSSQNIDTSLNVSPPENNIWEAGENDELANNKNESLDLHETPDPDVKIEGNIISDSISLAKKTIKTPGKRRGKAEKMISLDVLQQYFSGSLKDAARSLGVCPTTMKRICRHHGISRWPSRKINKVNRSLSKLKHVIESVQGDGSLDLTSLAGAVPATIDCVPWPVNLERLKNFEEGVKGREFSLEEPHDRDDLQQKSIPLQLNIDDAYLQQGPANNSRCSKSGSSLDDSMDAPTSQGSCQSGPVNKIFTSNQPPLDSNQALDVGSSSKFPLENDCDQKLPNENFLPCPFIAEEPQTPVEMAIKYSESTKDLRNLCVFGREASQDGCAMIPNDTALKNWAVQENNTLTIKASYKDDIIRFRLPTDAGVVPLKYEISRRFKLDVGTFDIKYLDDDHEWVMLACDSDLEECIDISRLSGAYIIRLSVHDVITNLGSSCESSEFDHQIFGARHFNTA; from the exons ATGTCCGACGCTAGACGTCACTCGTCGCGCACGCTGATGGACCTCGACATCGATCTCGATGGCTCCCCGTGGCCTCCCTCCTTCGCCGCGACCCCCCTGTCCCAGTTTGTAATCTCCTCGTCCCCGTCTCTTCCTCCGCCGCTTCTTCCGCCTCCGTCTCTGTTGATTGGACATCCTTCGTCGCTGCTTTGGATCGGGGAGGATACAGCTGCCGAAGTATCGAGCGCTCGTATTGGGGATCAGGCATTTTTCAACG ATACAACTGAGAAGGCCTATGGAGCCGAGGGAAACGAGAGGCAGCTTCAACCAGCAACAGAAGAGCATGTAGATGCATCCTGTGTGATCAAAGAGAGGATGACACAGGCACTACGGTGCTTTAAGAAATCCACAGATCAGCATGTACTGGTTCAGGTGTGGGCACCTGCAAAGAACGGGGACCGTTGTGTTCTCACAACTTCAGGGCAACCCTTCGTCTTGGATCCTCAGAGTACAACGCTCCTACAGTACAGGACAGTGTCTCTGATGTACATATTTTCTGTAGATGAGGAGGAATGTGATGCATATCTCGGTCTGCCTGGTCGTGTCTTTACTAAAAAAATGCCAGAATGGACACCAAATGTGCAGTACTATAGCAGCAAGGAGTATCAGCGACTTAACTATGCCCTGCTTTATAATATTCAGGGGACCTTGGCATTGCCAGTTTTTGAACCTTCTGGTCAGTCCTGCATTGCGGTGGTTGAGCTTGTCTTGACATCACAAAAGGTCAACTATGCCTATGATGTTGATAAAGTTTGCAAAGCTCTTGAG ACTGTAAACTTAAGAAGTTCTGAAATCGTGGACCTTGCAAAAGTTGTG ATTGCTAATGATGGACGACAAGCAGCTCTTGCTGGAATTCTGGAAATTCTTACTATTGTCTGTGAAGCACAAAAGTTGCCACTTGCCCAGGCTTGGGTTCCATGCAGACATAGGACTATTCTGGCTCACGGTGGTGGGCTTAAGAAGACTTGTTCAAGCTTTGATGGAAGTTGCCTGGGACAAGTCTGCATGTCAACTACAGATGTTGCTTTTTATATTGTTGATTCCCACCTCTGGGGCTTTAGAGAAGCTTGCCTAGAACATCATTTACAGAAGGGACAAGGTGTGGCTGGCATGGCATTTGCACTACGCAGACCATGCTTCTCTAGCGATATTACCAAGTATTGTAAAAGTGAATACCCTCTTGTACACTATGCCAGAATGTTCAAGTTAGCTGGATGTCTCGCTATATGCTTAAGAAGTGTCTACTCCAGAGACGATGATTACATATTGGAATTCTTTCTTCCAGCCTACTGTAAAAGCCCTGTTGAGCAACAAGATATGTTGAAGTCCATTTTAGCTTTGTTAAAACAATGCTTCCAGAACATGAAAATCATAACCCATATGGAATTTGAAGAAGCAATATCTCTGGAACTTGTCTATCTTGTTGCAGATGACACTGAGTTGCGACGTGGACTCCTATCCAGTCAAAATATTGATACTAGTCTTAATGTTTCGCCGCCTGAAAATAATATCTGGGAAGCTGGAGAAAATGACGAATTGGCAAACAACAAAAATGAATCTCTGGATTTACACGAGACTCCAGATCCTGATGTCAAAATTGAAGGCAATATAATTTCAGATTCAATATCATTGGCCAAGAAAACTATTAAAACACCTGGGAAGAGGAGAGGCAAGGCAGAAAAGATGATCAGTTTAGATGTTCTGCAACAATATTTCTCCGGAAGTCTTAAAGATGCTGCACGGAGCCTTGGTG TTTGTCCAACAACCATGAAGCGCATTTGTAGGCATCATGGAATTTCCAGATGGCCTTCTAGAAAAATCAATAAGGTCAATCGCTCTCTTTCAAAGCTGAAGCATGTCATTGAGTCAGTTCAAGGGGATGGATCGTTGGATTTGACTTCTCTAGCAGGTGCAGTACCAGCAACTATTGATTGTGTTCCATGGCCTGTTAATTTGGAAAGATTAAAGAACTTTGAGGAAGGTGTAAAGGGGAGAGAATTTTCACTTGAGGAGCCCCATGATAGAGATGATTTGCAGCAAAAATCTATTCCTCTTCAATTAAATATTGATGATGCATATCTGCAACAGGGGCCTGCCAATAACTCTCGCTGTTCAAAATCAGGAAGCTCTTTGGATGACAGCATGGATGCCCCTACTTCTCAAGGTTCATGCCAGAGCGGTCCAGTCAACAAAATCTTTACAAGTAATCAACCACCTCTTGACTCAAATCAAGCATTGGATGTTGGCTCTTCCTCAAAGTTCCCATTAGAAAATGATTGTGACCAGAAACTCCCGAATGAAAATTTTCTTCCTTGCCCATTCATTGCAGAAGAACCTCAAACACCAGTTGAAATGGCAATCAAATATTCTGAAAGCACAAAAGATTTGAGAAATCTCTGTGTTTTTGGAAGAGAGGCTTCTCAGGATGGTTGTGCCATGATTCCGAATGATACTGCATTAAAAAACTGGGCAGTACAAGAAAATAACACACTTACCATCAAGGCAAGTTACAAAGATGACATAATCAGATTTCGTTTGCCGACTGATGCTGGTGTTGTGCCTCTCAAATATGAAATTTCTAGGAGGTTCAAGCTGGATGTGGGTACATTTGATATCAAGTATCTTGATGATGATCATGAGTGGGTCATGTTGGCTTGTGACTCTGATTTGGAGGAGTGCATTGATATCTCTAGATTGTCTGGAGCTTATATAATCAGACTATCTGTTCACGATGTGATTACAAACCTCGGAAGCTCCTGTGAGAGTTCAGAGTTTGATCATCAGATTTTTGGTGCAAGGCATTTCAATACAGCTTGA